From the Coffea eugenioides isolate CCC68of chromosome 1, Ceug_1.0, whole genome shotgun sequence genome, the window TCTTATAATATTACTTTTTAATTATTGATTggatctaactattacaagaTAATAAATCTCAAGGAAAGTTAGCGTAATTTTCAAAACGTGGAGAATGCCAGTGAAATAATCAGAAACCTTAGGAGAAGTTACTGAAGTTAATCCCATTACATTATACCGTCGTactatatatgtatatgaaatattttattttattcacgTAAAGTAATATTATACaataaataaagcaaataatGCCATAAGCATAACAACAGCACACTCCTCTGTGCTGCCCTCTGTCCGTTGAAATTGCTTATCTTCTAGAACAAGTACGAAATTGTATGATCACTTTTTTAATTATCACAATAACAGACTTTTGGACTTGCAATTGTTTATAAAGAGTCAGCGCTGACCCAAATACAAGTGTTTTTAAGTTACCAGAAGTTAGACTCTTTAAATTACGAAAAATTAGTTACCAAACACTCCAGAAGTACTCTTAGtgtttaaaaatatttattttttgtaaatacATCGCAACCCCAAAAAGATTAATTTGCCTCACCACTTCAAATCTTTGTCTTGCACCTACAAATTTTATTAAGGGTGAAAGAGCAAAAAAGTACATACAACTTTTAAGGATTATGCCTCTGCTGAAATTCAGAGCAACATTTTCCATGATAATGCTTGTTCTGGTCCAACCCAAAGAAAGATATTTAAAAGCAAAATCCATTCAACATAGAATGGTACCCCCTTGATTTCCCGCAATATAAAAGAATTTTTTGCTGATTTCCTTATCAAGCATGTGAACCATGACAAAAATTGAGGCAAAATCCATTGATCCCACAGATAGGATTCTTCAACTGGGCAAGAATCCTAGTCAGGTGTGACTACTTCCTTTATTCTtcgggataatttcacaaacctcccctaaggtttctcACAATTATAAAGAGCTCTCCtcaggttttaaaaattacatatatttcCCATACTTTTACTGTTTAGTAACAATGTAGGTCCAAGAACTTAGACTTTCtttcaaaaatcctaaattgcccttttgtacaaaactaagaaagaaaaatagtatactcaatcattttcttccacaTTTTATATAAATCAACAAGCTAAATCTCTAACAACGATCGAAACATAAGTTCTAAAATCAAGTAACCATCCAAAAGATCCCAAATTGTATATACAATATCAATACTTTCcacgataaaaaaaaaaacacaaaaccaCATTGACAACCAATTTTATACCCCCAAATTAAATATCAATGCTCTAATATCTTTTCAATATAAGCTAATTTGACCTAGAACCACCATTACAATTCTCctatagttttaaaaatattaatatctcaaaagttgagaataaattctacctccacaataaaattataataaaaaatttctaatccaatgaaagaaatcattatgtaattattgacattttataaaagtttttcttaataataaacaaaatatgTCAAATTCCACATGTTTGGTTCTTCTTCGtatttcaatcatcaatttcattatttatttctctatCGCTGTGAGCCTTTTCATTTCGTTCTAGTTTGACACATAATCTACCTCCTTTGtaaattttgtaatttcaatttACTAATATCCACAAAACTGAAGATAATAAAAAGAGGTTATATTAGCTAGAAAATAGACAAGAGACAGAAAAAcagattttttttaagttttgtaaatttattgccTTAGATTTAAAATTGTCTACTTACTGGAGGGCATTATAGATATTTTACTAtgtcaagggaggtaagtgtaatttcttAAACCTGAGGGGAGCCAAGTgcaattgtcagaaacctcaagggaggtttttgaaattatcccttattctTCTAGGAGTTCTTTCAGAtgtttatctattttttatGCCAATCGAAAGCATATATTCTTTTTGCTTGATCATGAACCAagttctgaaaaaaaaaaatagcatgTATTGTACCCAAAGTCTTCACAAACTCGAACTTAGAATATGTACCGCAACATGTTGGGGCTGTTGTAAGAAACAATTGTCTCAAAGAATATATGGCCTCAAATTAGTTAATAATGTCAAAATTCAAATTATAAATTCGAGAGAAAACCACACTATCTAACACAACTAACATGTACAGCTTCACATAACTGAATATAACATTTCTGTCACAAAAAACATACAAACTGTTTACAACAAATTATAACGTGTTTAAAAAGTATTACGCCATCAAGAAAAAGTTGCACTCACAGTTTTCCATCCTTTCCCTTAAGGCCTTAACTAGCAAGTTTGTAAGTGCACGCATACGACAAACACTGGACACTGAGCCAATATTAGAAAGTTGGGCATTTAAACTCTAAAATTTCCAAAAGACTAGTGGAAGTCCAGTGATATTTCCACTGACAAAAGAACCAAAATATGGAACTTGGGTACTTCCTAGCCAGCAAATAAATTCTTTGTTTATTCTTTGTCTCACTAAAAAAAGGCTAATAAAGCTTCTAATGACTAATGGAGCATTTCCTTGAACAAATTCCAAAGACAAACCAAATGGTAAGCTATAATTCCCTCCACAATCTCTTCTCCACTTGATTTCTTTAATACCCTTGTAGGTTTCTCACCACAAATTTAATTATCAAGCATTTTACGAaacattcttttccctttccttttgtgAACTGTTCATTAGTATATATACACCCAATCTTAAGATTGTTGAGAGGCAAAGCTCAAACATTTCGTTTCCAGTCTATTCTTGTGCCTTTGCTCGTCCATAACAGgtttttttatttgaaacgtTGCAACATGGGAGATAGGTTACGTGTGGCTGTAGGAATAATGGGTAAAtcttcactcttttttttttcgttttctttACTGGACTTCATATTGCAATTTGGTGCAtgatgacttttttttttaatatctaCAGGGAATGGCGCGGCTTTGCTGCTTTATGCTGTACCCATGTAACTCAAGTTTTGTTCTACTGTTTATCTAGAGATAGGATTTAGTACTATAGCATTAGTAGGGGTAAAAAACTAAGTTTTATACTAGCATATCTAGAATACACACCTCTATGTATTATCTGCATGTGTCAAAAAACAGTCATGCAAACATCACAAATAGCCATGTGTAAGAAGATAATATTGGTCGAGGAGGTTTTAGTTTAGTGACTAAAGTATGAAACGTCAAGATTTTAACATCCCTTTCCCTCCTCctctattaaaataaaaataaaaaaaaagacgaTAACATTTTGGTTTTGGGAGTAATATAAAAAAGTTATAGTAGCATTTTACTTATTTTCTTCTTCAGCATTCTTACATTAAATTCTCTTGCAGAATAACTTTTACAAGGGTGCTAAGAAAGAAAAACACTGAAGATTTTTCCTGCGTTCCGTACATCGTTGCATTGCTGAATTGTTTCCTCTATGCTTGGTACGGCTTGCCGATTGTGAGCTGTGGCTGGGAAAATTTCACCATTGTCTCAATAAATGCCATTGGGGTTCTTTTGGAGCTCTCCTTCATCTCTATATATTTACGTTTTGCTCCAGCCAATGCAAAGGCAAGCTACATCAGTTTCTAGTATAACTCTTTTAACAATTTCAATGGCTAGACCAAATATATAAATCATTCCATGAGATAATTCACATTGATAAATGACATGTATATagacaaatatatatatatatatatatatatatatatatataattcaaTAGTATGTGTGGCTTGAGGTAAGTGATTTACTGTAATATGTTAATAATACTGATATGACCAATAAGAATTATTGCTTGTAATTGGACATTAATTGTTATAATCTATGAATGTACCTTGGCATTACACAAAACTTATTCTAAATCAATGAAGGATTATCAGTATCCCAAAAGACAGTGGTGAGAAAGAAAGATTGGCCTTCTATTTTCTCACACAAACGACAGGATATGAGATTATTTCTCTTATGGGTTTATACTAATTAGTTTTATGTATTCAAGTTACTAAGGTTTATTATAAAGCAGAGGTACTAAAATTCAAACGTTATATAAGAATTTCATGGATGACCCTTAcctttgattttcatttctgcTTGGATTTTAAAGTTCACACACAAaacacatatacatacatatatatacatatgcgtgtaaatatatatatatatatatatatacatacatatatactgAACATAATTATTTTGAAAACTCATAAGTTCCCAGTATTTTAGTTAAAACACATGGGAGGGAAATATGACTTAGCTCCCCAAATCTGATTTCATTTTCACTTGTTCCTTTCTTATGAGTGCAGAAAAAGGTTGGAATATTGACAGCACTAGTCATCCTTATATGTTGTGCCACTGCTATATCATCAGCCTTAGCAATTCACGATCATCCCCACCGGAAAATATTTGTGGGGAGTATGGGAGTAATAGCTTCCGTGGCAATGTACGCTTCTCCTCTGGTGGTTGTGGTTAGTCTTCTTTGTTTGGAATTTATGCTATCTTTGGATTTTCTTCCCTCAAAAACATACTAAACTACCAATCACCCTCctcccaaaaaaagaaaaaggtgtAATTAAACTAAAATATGATGACTAttatatacatatgtatgtatattaTACGTATACATATTAATTAAAAGCACAGTGAGTCTTAGAAAAGATAATGCTAACAACTTTTGGTTTTAGTTTTTCCATTCCCAATTTATCCTTATACTTttaatgagatgacttttgaaGTTTGCCCTTATATGACAGCCCACTCAATCTAGTCAAAAAGCATAAAGCAATTGAAGAGTTCTTAATTGAATATGACCTCATACATTATGCTCTTTCTGTATTGGTCTGTTTATTTAATCAAATGagatacaagaaaaataaaaaaagaagaagaaaaaggaacaaaatgaATCCATTGAATGTACAATGATGATTAGAAATCTTGAATTTTTTAGAACAATTAATGCGTACTTAGGTAGAttgtttgtgtgatttttgGAGTTTTTTGCCTTTTTGTTTATTCCTACAAATAAATTAAGTAGAAAAAACATATGACTCCATTAAACGCGAAAGGGATAGTTATGATTTCAATCAAATAGATTGTTCAGCTAGGAAGTGACTTGAATCTTTGTGCCCATTAGGCATTCAAATACCATATGTACCCATATTTCGAATTATTCTAATAAGtgatttaattcatttttactCTTAAAAGAGACCAAGGTCTCTTAATGCACACCACCATGGAACAGACGGTTAAAAGCATTTGAAGCTATTGAATTGATCTTACCTTTTTCGTGGATTCTTAACATGCCTCCACATGATATGGTTTAAGCAATTTGTAATTCTATAGACTTTAAGAATTATCACCTTGTTATATACACATtgctctaaaaaaaaaatggaatacACCTTTAACTATGTTCATAGCATGTTGTAAACAATTGTAGTTTTACCATGTTAACGTTATTTTAAAGATGAATTCGAGATGTTGTATTgatattctttattttttgctattttaaaattttcataagATTGAATTTTAATGAAGCaaattttgcttttattttcccAAAAGAGATATAATTTTATCACTAACATTTTCAATTACTCCTTTTgttttgagggaaaaaaaagaaaaaaatggtcACTTTCAATTTAATAGGCAAAGTACGAAATATCTCAAagatattttaattttaacaaTACAACGTGACAAATTATCCAAACATATGATCAATTTAGACCACATTTTATTATTGAAAGAAGTATGTATTATGTTTTATGCAACtcaaaaactaaaagaaaaaaaattagttttattAGAAATTTAATCACTAACACAATATGATGTTTTCTTTGTCATTATTTTTTTGGCCTTAGATCCATAATCAAATTGTTAATGAGCGTTTTACAATGATATGACATTGTCGAAAAAATgtttagattttgagaaaacgtTAGTAGTATGAATTTTAGTTTTGTTCTTTTTATCATAACTTAATGGATGCTATTTCtaacatttcatttttattttgttttaaatacTTCTATTGATTTGagaataataaatttttgtttctcataattacaaaaagaaaaccaaaaagaaTCAAATTCACGTGCAAAGCGCGTGATTTATTACTAGTAAACATAAAATGCCTATTTATTCATGAATAAATCTTTTATACACTGCCAATGTACAAATTAGCAGGTCTAGATGCATACCATATATACAAAATTGatgtttaaattcaaattcagatGATGTGGTATTCATCCAACCCCATTAATATATGCATTGACagataggaaagattaatcctttatTCATTCAACCTTTGAAACTTTGCTTAATTTCCACACGAGAATATCTTTTTGACAAACTACATGATTCTTAATGTTGGCAGAAACAAGTGATACAAACCAAGAGCGTCAAATTTATGCCATTCTACTTGTCCCTTTTCACGTTTCTTTCTAGCACGCTGTGGATGACCTATGGATTCCTAAGCCATGATTATTTCATTGGGGTATGCTTCAAAACCAATATTCAATCCTTGCTGTTTGGAAAGTTTCTTTTGAGTTGGACTTTGCTAATGAATTAataagtatcaagttcaatttaTGTTCTTTGCTTGCAGTCTCCTAATATGATTGGAAGCCCTATAGGACTCTTGCAGCTCTTGCTCTattgcaagtacagaaaacATTTTACCATGGATGTACCATCAAGCTTGGATGTAGAGAAAAACGGTGAGAAAATTAACCAAGAGGTGCTATCCCATGCTGAGGACAATCATGACAATGCAAAAGAACAGTTGCAGCCCGTGCTTAGTGAGGACACCAAAGGAAAAATGTGAACATGCATGGACTTCTCAGCAATCACTAATAGAGATGAAGAAAATAGGTTTTTGAGAATATGTTCCCACATGTTCTTGTTCTCTTTGCATTTTACCGTCATGAAATTTTCTGACTGAGTTTTTACAGTCAATGTTTGCTGTGAGATTTTTCAGTGAATTCCATAATATTGTAGTGAAGTGACAGAGCCAATCTATTCTgaacacttttttttcttttaattttttttttctaggggATGAAGGATGGGATTTAATAACTAGGGAGGAGACAAAGGGAGTAGAATCcaaaatttctaatttctgAGTTTTCAATCTTAATTATTAGACCAAAACTTCCTTGGCCAATTTGTTTTAAACACGTATTGGCTCTTAAAAAGAGACTCTTTTATTTTTCAGTGACTAATCTTTGGTTAGTGCTGTAATTTGGATGAGGTAACACCAAAAATCCGAGAAAATGACTGAAAAAAATCTGTCGTATCTGAATGTAAACCTGAGCATCATGCGCAGAATTTCAATTTATTCTCCAGCACGAACGATGGACACAAATTGAGATGCTTCAGAGTTGCATGAGTCAAATTACAACTAACAATGATGGGCACAAATTCATTATTAAAGGAAAATTTGAGACAAGAAACCACAAAATTCGAAGGAGAGGGCAAAGGAGTAAGATTTCATGGCATTTTGCATCATAAAAGTGCCAGAAAAGAAAGTAGTTACTGTATGTATTACTATAAGTATATAATAATTTTGGAAATATGCATGTTTTTGGGGTTAATTACATTGCTCTGCTGCccaactgaaaattttccatttattTAATTGTTGTCATTTATATATTTGGACTCATCAAAAAAAGCTGTTTTCATTTCGAAAAATTCTTCACTAAGTGCATGATAGATACAAATTAAAAGGTGATCCACCTCTTGTTTTTTAGGAATTTTCATAGTTGTATTTATCGTTTGGTCATAGTGTCGTATTTTTAAATTCGCTTTTTGTAGGTAGattctttcatttttatctttttattcttGTCATTTATACATTCAGACTCATAAAAAAAACTTATCACAATGGTTAAGTCCAGAGTTCACCAAATTTTCAATGCTTCTAATTGTGTTAATTAGTTGTGAGAATAGGGTAAACAAAATGAATGTCACTAATAATTCAACATTAAAGGACCAAACCCAATTTGTGGTAAATGAACCAAATAAAAGTTGGAGGACTCACATTGATCGAtcaaagaatataaaataaacTCCATCTTTGTAATTAATACTTTTGCAAGATaatacccaaaaaataaaagggtttGTATAACGGCTAATGTTTGACACTAGTTAACAAACGTTCAGGTGTTcagttttgaaaaaataaagcCAAATCGACAAAATATCTCAATGCAAAAGGGATTATGTGTGAGTGTTCTCAAaacaaaaatgtaaattttttaTATGAATTTGGTATATTAACCAAGTTGAGACTCTACGAATTAGATATTCTAAGTTCTAATTCCATTGTCTCTTCTCACTTTTTAAATCTTATCCTTTCCTTgttagaaaaattgaaaaaaaaaaattaatgccactaagaaaaacaaagatatTCTGAATTCAACTGCAATTGAAACATCGGACCAAAGTGGGGGAAGCAGAAAATTGTGAAAAACGAAAATGTAATACGCGGTGAAATTTATGGTAGATGTAAGGGTCTGATAACAAATGAAAGTAAAAGGTAGGAAGGAGAAACTGTACCAAAATACGTAAGATTGAATTTCTTGAATTAATTTCAAACTAAGAAAACACCGGCATATgatataagaaaaaaaattaaaaattagagCTGATGTGCTTACGGACCACAGTTGACATGGAATAATGGAAGATGTAACGGGGTGAACAAGGCAATACACAAAAAAAATCAGGAGGTTTATGTGAATAAGAAGagtctttcaattttttttattatcttttTGAGTGCATAAAAGGCAATGAGTATTAACGAGGCTGTGTTATTTTACCAGTTGAGCAAAAGGACTATTTTTCTATTTGAAAGCTCATGATTGGGGAAAAATTGTGATGGAAATAAGATATTCTATAGTTTGGACTAATTCCATTTTGCACCTCTGAGCTTGTGTAAaaataattaacaaaataatagtgttagtaaaaataattaacaaaatagaGGATTGTATACACAACGTATACCTCAACCACTATACTAGGTGATAGTGTATTTATCATTATCTCACAGTCCTCATCAGTCACTCATAAAACAGGTTGTGTGCACATATTCTATTCCATTGTTTTTAATAAAGTTGCTATCTTAAATATCAAAGTTTTCTAGCAAGCTAATCAAGCTAAACCTTGGTTATTTTCCAATTTTATGTAGCTTTCGAAATTtcataataatttttctaatgGGTGCCAATCTAGCTAGTACACCCAAATTAGTAGTTAATTTAACAACATAAAATCACATTTATTGCCTCTCTATAATTTAAAGACGTATGCAATTTAATTtaacaatttgaaaaaatttataCTGGAGTTCCTCTTAACAAAGGATTGGGGCTTCCACACTTGCTAGTACCACTTACATTGATATAATATAGACACTAATACAATATATGTCACTATTAGTGTAACAAATGCAGACATTAATTAATACAATAATATGCAAAGATTCAACGACCTTTGACACTTCTTAAATATAATGTTCCACAAAATCTTACCTAATTTCAAATTAAACCCGTTCTCACAATTAACTGTACCCTACAATCAAAACTTTGATTGCAAGCTAAACATTACTCATTTTCCTCTTCAAtaatttatttggtcaaattgCTGATTATTCATAAAGCTATGCCTGGAAGCTTGAGTCATCCCTAAAGCTTCCATTTTGATTGCCTCAGTCCTCAAAGTACTTATTTTGAGCACTTTAGTCTCCTAAACTACTTGAATTTAGTCCTAtagatttaaaataaaaagtGAAATATCCTTTGtctttgttccttttcttttccagtGTTTTCTCATCCTCCCCCTATCTAACAGCTCTCATATATGAATATCCATAATGAATTACAAACATGCACGTAGTACTCGAGCAAATCTAGCAACATCGAACATTTTTGTTCATAATACTTAATTATCATTTAAGCATTAAATCTAGTGTTACACCACTCCTATGGCACTACTTGATTACTATTATGTGACTTTTATTGTTGGATTACTCTAAATCATGAAAAATCTAGCATTTTTGTTGGAAATTTGGTGGATAGAAAGAAGATTAAACATAGTGAGCCTGTGCATTTAGTGTGTGAGTATCAGTCAGTCAACGTGTAAAGTGTGTGACTATGTATGAGTCtacaacaataaacaagtaagAAGAATGAATGATTGATGTAGAAAAATGCCAACCCTATTGCACCCACAATAGAGtggagaagaagagaaaaaggaaataaactAAAAAGAGCAAATTAAGAGAAGAAGAGAGAAGGGAAGAAATCGAGGGAATCGGTAAAAGTAACAGCCATTAAAGTAGTGATAATAAAGAGAGAACCAAGATTGCCTAgacaaaggaaacaaaaaaggaagGTGCAAGTAAGAATCTTGTACTCTATTTGTCAGTTGTCTTATCGAACTTCAACCTAAGAATAGTAGTTAGTACTAAATCAAATATAGCAAAATATAACATTTTCATTCATACCACATAATAACCAACTCTTCTTAGATGAGTTGGCTATTAGATGAAACATAACGTACGTGTTTAACTTTAGGTTAGGGGTTCAAAACATTGTATCTGCAGTAAAAATCTAAAAGGTGTGCGGTAGTGTACTACTCCACACCTTTGGTCTAGAGATGGAATTATCTCTTTCTAGCCCTTCTTGGTGCAATTGGTGTGCCAGTAGTGCACTTGTTTAATGTAGATGTAGGATTCTTTCCTTCTAACCCTTCTTGGCGCAATTGGATCATCTCTTAGTATAGGTTAGTAAAGGAATAGGAGTAGGAATTGATAATTGACAAGAAAAAAACACACCTCTTAATGGTAACTAATATATTAAATCAAGTTTTATTCTAAAGTTCAGTAGACAAGAAGAAGATTACAAAATTTAGGTGAGTTTGTGTGCCTAGTGTGTGAGTATTAGTGAGTATATACGTATAACATGTGAGTATGTGTAAGTCTACAagaagacaaaagaaagaatgaGTGTATAGAAAACTTGAGGTAGCTAGAAAAGCTTTGAaatagagaagaaaaagaagaaagaaagaaaagaaaacaaaaggaacaaatTAATAGTGGAAGAGAAGAAGAGAAATGACGGAGAAATgaagacaaataacaaaagtagtAGCTATGGAAGAAATGACGATGAACATAGAGTCAATATTGTGTACACACAGAAAACTATAAATAAGTATCTTACATTTTGTCTAATCTAATACTAAACCAAATCCAACATAATCTAACAATTTGGTGAGTTTCAGTGCATCTGTGCGTGTAGCGTTTATGTGTGAGTGGGAGATACACAAGTAGCTATAAAATTTGATAATTTGTTCATGTACATAGTTGCTAGATTTTCATgaataaaaataagagaaaatcaTACAAATATTATCTTTCATATTAGATTTGTATTTTTTTGCTCAtcctttatttttaaaatgatgcAAATTTTTAGTTTGCCCCTCGTATATACAAAATGCACCATTTAGTGCTAGAAACCCATCTTAgataaattttaatttaaaaaaaatcatactgCCACCATGTGATAGCATTTTAGCCCCCAAAAAGAAATTAGGAAGTCAAATTTTAGTTCTACGAGACCAATTTAGATTATGGCTGTTTGAATTTTTGAGTAGTTTAGTTTTGAGGGGTCTGATAAGCTACTACTTCTTTGATACACTCCCTgaaaaagaatataaaatatgagaaaaaagTTAAACTTATTTTTGACCTAGgagattgaaattaaaaaatgagttgaaaaataattctttttagTTTCATTTGGGATGCATAAGTTTTATTACAAATCTAGAATAAATAAAAGTAGAAAAGTAAAGGGTGGGATTAGAAATGAAGGGGATTAAAGATCGGGGTTTGCTGGTCAAATGGAAGTTTCAATTGGCATGCGTTGAGGCTCATCCTCATTAGATGCCACAGTGTTTCAAAAGCAATAGCAGATACTGCATAGGCTTATACTGGTCACCATTTTTAAATGCATTTATAGAACATGGCTAGATCACTtaaatatgtataatttttaacaaaactAGACTTTCTCCTTTAGCTACACTTTCTTCTAACAATAAAGCATCTAGTTAATCATTTGTAATAGATCCTCACATTTCTTATTGCTACCAGTTCCTCCTttcaattcattaattttaagATTTTTCTCCTTTGGCTCTTCCAATGGTTCAATCCTATAGGTaactaaatttattttctttttattctctTTCTTAGTAGCTCCAATATATTATTTATACCACCAATCCTACCTTGTCAGTTGTAAGCATGGGTTGTTAAGAGGAGAAAATGATAATGGCTTCTCAATAATACAAATCTTTCTAGGTGGCAAATATGAAGCTCttgtcacttttttttttctttggaatTGAGTGCTTACATGCTTATGCctatatttacttattgttTACCTAAGTGCAAATTTCATGTCCAACCAAGAGATACAAGTCAGGGAAAAGAATAACAATATAGAAGAGAAAATAAATGAGAAAGCATATGACATATCTCTCTTTGAAGGCCTGTATAATGTTTGAACAAGaataaagtatttttttttaaagtctcCTATGTATTACTTGCCTCTAGATAGGCTTATTAATCAATAGGCTTTCTAGACATTAATTAATAGTAATCGAAACACAATATCTAATATTAAAACAAAcctaacaaaaaaatttttttttttgtttctatgACTTAATGGTTTTAAATAGTAAATCTAGATTTATGGCAAATCTGTGACATTAACTGATGGCAATTTTAAACTTCCCTTTGACGTGATACTTTGAAGTATGAAAATTTTTAAGTTTATTTTCTAAAGTTAATAAATAGAAACACAATCATAATGTCATTGAATATGTGCTTGTAGTGTGTGAATATTGATGATTCCGTACTCAGCGTGTGAATACTAGTTAGATTGTGCAATAGCTTGATAtgtgagtttttattttttgtgggtacaagagagacaaaaaagaagTTAAAGAGATTGATATTTTGCTGGACAACATAATCATTAaatttttatcaataaaactaATGACCCATTTGTGAGCTTTTCATCTGTGGTAAATCGTTAGATCTTTTTAAACATACGAGCCTTTTAATGAAATAAGACTTCCTCTCTTTAGCTTTAATGCAGCAACCTTCTTAAGTGGACTCTTTAGGAGGCTATTTCAAGTTCAAGTTGTTATGGCAATAGAGGCCCTTATGAATCAAGTACAAATCAATCTACACTGCCTTATTTGTAAAAGCTGTTATATACTGTTCAATAATCTTAAAATTAAACTTCT encodes:
- the LOC113778411 gene encoding bidirectional sugar transporter SWEET3b-like; this translates as MGDRLRVAVGIMGNGAALLLYAVPIITFTRVLRKKNTEDFSCVPYIVALLNCFLYAWYGLPIVSCGWENFTIVSINAIGVLLELSFISIYLRFAPANAKKKVGILTALVILICCATAISSALAIHDHPHRKIFVGSMGVIASVAMYASPLVVVKQVIQTKSVKFMPFYLSLFTFLSSTLWMTYGFLSHDYFIGSPNMIGSPIGLLQLLLYCKYRKHFTMDVPSSLDVEKNGEKINQEVLSHAEDNHDNAKEQLQPVLSEDTKGKM